The region GCTGCGCGGCAGGCGGCCATAGGTCGGCTTCAGGCCGAAGGTGCCGCACAGGGAGGACGGCACCCGGATCGAGCCGTTGGTGTCGGAGCCCAGGGAAATGGGCGCCAGGCCGCCCCCGGTCGCCGCGCCGCAGCCCGACGAGGAGCCGCCGGCCATATGGTCCGGCGCATGAGGGTTGCGGCAGGCCCCGTCATGGACATTCTCGCCGGTGAAGTCATAGGCGTATTCGCCCATGTTCAAGGCGCCGATCAGCACGGCGTCGGCCGCGGCCAGGCGTTCGATCAGCACGGCATCCCTGGTCGCCGGCGCCCGCGCGCGGTTGATCAGGCTGCCCGCCCGGGTCGGCAGGCCTTCCACATCGAACAGGTTCTTGACCGCGAAGGGCACGCCCGCCAGCGGCCCCAGCGCCTCGCCCCGCGCCTTGCGTTCGTCGATCGCCCGGGCAGTCTCCAGCGCCCGCGCCGCCAGAACGTCGGTGAAGGCGTTCAGCTTGCCGTTGGCGGCCGCGATGCGGTCAAGGAACAGGCGGGTCACGGCGCTGGCGGTGACATGGCCACGGCGAACCTGGTCGGCGATCGCGTGCGCCGGCGCGAAAGGGTCGATGCTCACGATGCTCAGGCCGGGGTGATGGGCGAGAAGATGCCGGCAAGGTCGAGGACATCATCGCCCAGGGGCGCCGCCTCGACCAGGGCGGCCATGGCGGCCGCAAGCGTCAGGAACTGCGATACCCGGGGCGCTGTTCGGCCGTAATGGTCAGGCCGAGCAGCGCCGCGCAGGCATCGATGTGGCGCGCGGGATCGAAATCCGCCGTCATTCTTACTCCGTCACTCTCACTCCGCCGGCTCCGGCACCGCGTGATGGCTGCCCATCGGCACCGCACTTGGCACGACCCGGCGGGCGGCCAAGGCCAGGGCACCCGCGAACAGCAGGTAGCCTACCACCACCGCCGGGCTCTGCGCGATGCCGATGGCCTCGCCATGCATAAAGCCGAAGAAGCTCAGGACCGCGCCGGCGATGGCGAAGAACGACGCCTTCATGAACTGGCGCTCGACGATGAAGACGCCGATCGCCCCCAGGACCAGGCCGCCCAGGATGGCACCGCCGCCCAGCACTTCCAGGCCGTGGTAGAGCACGCCGTTGGTCCCCAGCTTGTCGAAGCCGACCGCCGCCGCCGTGGTGCCAGCCGCGCCCAGTGCCGAGTCGATCTGCAGCTTGCCCCAGGCCGCCAGGTGCGGGGTCAGGGCCAGCACCACCGCCGGGGCGTGGGACTTGGGGGTTTCCTGGAACGCCTGGGCCCCGATCAGCATGCCGATATAGAGCAGGATGGGCGAGATCGCGACCACCGGCACCACGGCCAGCAGCAGGGCGATCACCCCGAACCACGACAGGGCGATGACCATCAGGCCGGTCGCCGCCGAATAGCCGATGCGCCCGCCCATGGCCTTCCAGCCGGGATGGCCGATATAGACCGCATTGATGAAGGGATTGCCCATCATGCAGCCGATCAGGCTGACCACGCCATCGGCGGTGAGCACGCGGGTGGTGGGGTAGACGTCACCCGCCACCTCGGCGCTCTCCACGTTGTCCATGGCCTCGACCAGGTCGTAGATGCCGAAGGGGATGGCCGTGACCAGGATGACGCCCAGGAACTCGAAGCCGCCGAAGACGTGATCGAAGGCCGGCAGCGGCACCGAGAAGCCGAAGTTGGCGAAGGAGCCCAGGAAGCCCTCGCCGGTCAGCCCGCCGAAATTGAAGCCGAACAGGGTCGAGCCCCAGGCGATGATCATGCCCACGATGATCGCGACTAGGCCGGCCGGGATGCCCTTGGGATATTTCAGGCCGCCGAACCAGCTCATCAGGATGACGCCGAAACAGGCCAGGCCGATCACCGGGGTCATGAACATCTCGAGTGCCGGCTTCATCGAGATGAAGGCGACCGAGACGCCGGCGAGCGTGCCAAGCAGGGCGGCGCGCGGCGTGATCTTGCGGATGATGGGGGCGACGAAGCCGCCGGCCATCAACACGAAGCTCTGGATGAAGACCCAGGTCAGGCCCGCTTCCCAGCCCTTGACCGGGTCGCCGGTGGTGAGCGCGATGGGCAGCATGATCACGAAGGTGACCACGAACATGTGCGGCACGCTGATGCCCGAGGGCAGCGCGCAAACATCGCTCCGCCCGGTCTTCAGGGCCAGGCGATAGGCCAGCCAGGCATAGTAGCCGGTCGACAGGCACATCATCAGGCCCATGGCGGGCAGGATGCGACCGAAAACGATGTCGTCGGGCATCTTCAGGACGAAGCGCAGCAGCCCGGTCAGCACCAGCATGTTGACCAGGATATTGGTGCCGAAGCCGAAAAAGGCGTTCCAGTCGCCCGGTGTCCAGATCTTGGGTTTAGTCGTCGCCGTCATCTGTGTGGTCTCCCCTCGCCCTATTCCGCCGCCACGGCGTCGGCCGGCGCCAGCGCACCCGCCACCTTCGCCGAATCGCTGACCCACCCGAAGATCCCGCCCTGGGCCTTGACCATGCGCAGGCCAACCTCGTGGAATTCGGGGAAATAGGAGCCGCAGGCATCGCCGACGACGACACAGCGGAAGCCCCGGTCGTTGCCCTCGCGCACCGTGGTATGGACGCAGACCTCGGTGGTCACGCCGCACACCAGCAGGGTGTCGATGTCCTTGTTCTGGAGCACGAGCCCCAAGTCGGTTGCGTAGAAGGCGCCCTTGCCCGGCTTGTCGATCACGACCTCGCCGGCGATGGGGTAAAGTTCGGGGATGATGTCCTGGCCGGGCTCGCCGCGGATCAGGATGCGCCCCATGGGCCCCGGCGCACCGATGCGGTGGCTGGGGCTGCCGCGGTTGACCTTGGCCGGCGGCGCATCCGACAGGTCGGGCCGGTGGCCTTCCCGCGTGTGGATGACCAGCATCCCCGCGGCCCGCGCCGCCGAGAGCACCGCCTTGCACGGCCCGATCGCCTTGGCCAGCAGCGAGACGTCGTTGCCCAGAGTCTCGCCGAAGCCGCCGGGTTCGAGGAAGTCGCGCTGCATGTCGATGATGACGAGGGCCGTGCGCCCCACATCGATCCGGATCGCGCCCGGCTCCGCCTCAATGACCGCCATCGTCATACCCGGCCCCCTGTCTCTGTCCCGCCTTGTATGCACTGCAAAAGGCGGACCAACTGCAACGCCCACGGTTCTAGTAGGCTATCTATTTGTTAATATTCGGTTTTGGTGGGAAAGTGCGGTGCAGCAACAGACATCGGCGGATCGATTTTCTGCCTGTTTTTTACGCATGCACGCAATTTTCAATCACGTATGCTGGCGAAATGTGCAGCATGATCCTGGTAGGAGCTTTCCCATGTCCACCGCGACCGCGGACGACCTTTGGATCGACCACCCCAATGCCGTGGCCGAGATCAAGGCCGCCTTCGAGGCCTATGAACGGGCCTTGATGACCAATGACACGGCGGCCCTGGGCGCCTTCTTCTGGAACGACCCGCGGGTCTTGCGCTTTGGCCCGACGGAAAACCTCTACGGCCCGGAGGCGATCGCCAACTACCGCAGCGCGCGCGACGTGTCCGACCTGGCCCGCCGCCTGGAAAACACCCGCATCACCGCCTTCGGCCCGGACCTCGGCGTCGCCAACACCGAATACGTCCGCCTGAAATCCGGCAAGCGCGGCCGCCAGACCCAGGTCTGGGCCCGCCTCCCCGACGGCTGGCGCGTGGTATCGGCCCATGTGAGCCTGCTGGAGTGACCTAGGAGATACGACAAGAAGGAGGCGCGGGATGGCACAGATTGCGCGCTGGGCCTACCGACTTGGCGGAGTCGCAGCGCTTCTTGGGCTTTTGTTTGTCGTGGCCGGTCCGTTTGGCGCGAATTTTTATGTTGAGCACCTCGATGCCCCCTCTATCGCCGGCGGCTACGACGAATTCCGCTCTTGGACCAAGAAAGCTGACTTTGCCCGCCGCATCATCGCGCCCTTTCGTGATGGCACGAACCCCGCCTACGAAGTCGGGTCGATCAGGCAGGCTCAGGACATTGCCGACCAATATAAGGAGTCGATCGCCCTCGCACTCCTCGATGACGACCTCGATGAGAAGGCTCAGGAAGTCGCCCTTATCGTCGCGGAATGCCTATCGCTGGACGACTACCTGGCATTAGTCGCCCGCCTTCAGCGCGAAGGCCGAACAATACGCGCGGCCGGTACCCTGATCCGGACGATATTATCGACCTCGCAGTGGCCGCCGATGGATCGCAACTACCAAGACCTTCGGGTTAAGTCGATGCTGGAAGCCCTACGGGACTCGCCCGCCGCCAATAAAGAGATTCGTGAACGGGCAGAGCGCGTGCTCTCGGGAGAAGCAGCGAGTTTCATCCAAGGCAACTACGCTGAATACGGTTGTCAACTCGAATAGCCTTCTCTGCCTTCAGGTGGTAGGCGAAGTCACTTTCCGCGCGGCGCCATAGCGCACTTTGGACGAAACCTCATGCGTCATCCCGGCGAAGGCCGGGATCCACCGGTCTGGCGATACGGGTAGACCCTACCTAGCCTCAGAGTGGATCCCGGCCTTCGCCGGGATGACGATGGGTGGGTGACGCTACGACGCTGCCGGATAGAAAAGGCCCGGGGCGTTGCCGTTCCGGGCTTTTCCTTGACCGATCAGGCGGCGCTGGATGCGTGGCAGATCTCGCCCGCCGCCTGGAAAACACCCGCATCACCGCCTTCGGCCCGGACCTCGGCGTCGCCAACACCGAATATGTCCGCCTGAAATCCGGCAAGCGCGGCCGCCAGACCCAGGTCTGGGCCCACCTCCCGGACGGCTGGCGCGTGGTATCGGCCCATGTGAGCCTGCTGGACTAGCACGACAGGTAATCCGAGTGTCATCCACGGCGGATAGGGTCGACAGGGCGATCAGGGCCTGAGGAGCAAGGCGCATGGACATCATTCAACTGGGCATCAAGCTGCTGCAGGAGCATTTCGGCAGCCAGGTCAATGCCGACGCCATCGGCGGCGCACTGGGCAAGCTGCTTGGCGGCGGCGACGGCAAGCTTGACCTCGCCGGGCTGGTCAGCCGGTTTTCCGGCAATGGCGGCCTTCAGGGGCTGGTCGGCTCCTGGCTGGGCGACGGGCCTAACCAGGGCATCGACGCGTCCCAGATCCTGTCGATCTTCGGCGGCGACAAGGTCGGCAGCTTCGCCCAGGAAGTTGGCGTCAGCACCGATGCAGCGGCAGGCGGTCTGGCCGCGGCGATCCCGCAGATGATCGACAAGTTCAGCAGCAGCGGAAACCTGCTCGAGTCCACCGGCGGCCTGGCTGGCGTTCTGGACGTGGCCAAGAAACTGTTCTAGATCGCTTTCTCCCACAAGCTGAAACATCGATCCGTCATCCCCGCGAAGGCGGGGATCCACGGCTGTGACAGGCCGGGTCCGTTCGAGTATGCCCCGGCGGTGGATCCCCGCCTTCGCGGGGATGACGCCCTTCCAGCCAACAAAAAAGCCCGGGACGTCGCCGTCCCGGGCTTTTCCTTGATTGTGCAGCCGATCAGGCGGCGTCGGAATTGTCGCCGATCGCCTGGCCGCTCTTCTCCAGGGCAGCCATTTCCTTGTCGCGGGTCTGCGCCACTTCCTTCAGGCGGCTCATCATGGCGCCGGTGCCGGCCGGGATCAGGCGGCCGACGATGACGTTTTCCTTCAGGCCGACCAGGGTGTCGACCTTGCCGGCGGTCGCCGCCTCGGTCAGCACGCGGGTGGTCTCCTGGAACGACGCCGCCGAGATGAAGGAGCGGGTCTGCAGCGAGGCCTTGGTGATGCCCTGCAGCACGGGGCTGCCGGTCGCCGGCCGCAGGCCCAGGGCGATCGTGCGCGCGTTCTCTTCCTCGAACTCGTCACGGTCGACCTGCTCGCCCTGCAGGAAGGTGGTGGCACCCGAATCCCCGATCTCGACCTTCTGCAGCATCTGGCGAACGATCACCTCGATGTGCTTATCGTTGATCTTCACGCCCTGGAGACGATAGACGTCCTGGATCTCGTTCACGAGATAACGAGCCAGGGCCTCAACGCCCAGGACCTTGAGGATGTCGTGGGGCGCCGGGTTGCCGTCCAGCAGGTAGTCGCCCTTCTGGATGATGTCGCCTTCCTGAACGGCAATGTGCTTGCCCTTCGGGATCAGGTATTCCTGCGGCTCGCTGGTGTCGCCATCGAGCGGGTGCAGGATCAGGCGGCGCTTGTTCTTGTAGTCCTTGCCGAATTCGACCCGGCCCGAACGCTCGGCGATGATCGCGTGATCCTTGGGCCGGCGTGCCTCGAACAGTTCCGCGACACGCGGCAGACCGCCGGTGATGTCACGGGTCTTGGCCGACTCGAGCGGGATACGCGCCAGCACGTCGCCCGCATGGATGCGGCCGCCGTCCTCGATCGAGAGAATGGCGCCTGCGGGGAGGAAGTAGCGCGCCTCGAGCCCGTTGGGCTGGAGGATCAGAGCGCCCTGCTCGTCGCGCAGGCTGATGCGCGGCCGCAGGTCGGAGGTCTTGGGCTGGCTGCGCCAGTCGATGACTTCCTTGTTGGCGATGCCGGTGGCCTCGTCCGTGGTCTCGCGGACCGAGACGCCTTCCACCAGGTCCATGTAGGCGGCAAAGCCTTCGCGTTCCGAGATGATCGGCAGGGTACGGGGATCCCACTCGACCAGCTTGGCGCCCTTGGTCACGGACTTACCGTCGTCGAAGAACAGGCGGGCGCCGTAGGGCACGCGATGGCGGGCACGTTCGCGGCCGTTGGCGTCGGTCAGGATGAGTTCGCAGTTGCGGCCCATCACGATCAGGCGCTTCGAGCTGTCGGTCACCGTGTGGTAGTTGGTGATCTTGATCGTGCCGTCGATCGACGCCTCGACGCTGTTACGCTCCGAGAACTGCGCCGCACCGCCGATGTGGAAGGTACGCATGGTGAGCTGGGTGCCCGGCTCGCCGATCGACTGCGCCGCGATGACGCCGACCGCCTCGCCCATGTTCACCGTGGTGCCACGCGCCAGGTCACGGCCATAGCACTTGGCGCAGCAGCCGCCGTCCGACTCGCAGGTGAGCACCGAACGGATCAGCACCGACTGCACGCCGGCGGCGTTCACATTGTCGATATGGTCTTCGACGATCATGTCGCCGGCCGGCACGATGACTTCCGAGGTCGCCGGGTCGACGATGTCGACGGCCGCGGTACGGCCGAGGATCCGGTCGCCCAGGGCCTCGATGACGTCGCCGCCTTCCACCACTTCGGTCACGGTCAGGCCTTCGGAGGTGCCGCAGTCATCCTCGATGATGATGCAGTCCTGGGCCACGTCGACCAGGCGACGGGTGAGGTAACCCGAGTTCGCGGTCTTCAGCGCGGTATCGGCCAGGCCCTTGCGGGCGCCGTGCGTCGAGTTGAAGTACTCGAGCACGCTCAGGCCTTCCTTGAAGTTCGAGATGATCGGCGTCTCGATGATCTCGCCCGACGGCTTGGCCATCAGGCCGCGCATGCCGGCGAGCTGCTTCATCTGGGCGGCCGAACCGCGGGCGCCGGAATGGGCCATCATGTAGATGGAGTTCACGGGCTTCACGCGGCCGGTGGTCTCGTCGATCACGATCGACGAGATTTCCTTCATCATCTCGTCGGCCACCTTGTCGGTGCACTGGGCCCAGGCGTCGATGACCTTGTTGTACTTCTCGCCCTGGGTGATCAGGCCGTCGAGGTACTGCTGCTCGTACTCCTTGGCCTGCTCCTGGGTCGCGGCCACCAGCGCGTCCTTCGCCTTCGGCACGACCATGTCGTCCTTGCCGAAGGAGATGCCGGCGCGGCAGGCGCGGTTGAAGCCCAGCGCCATCAGGCGATCGGCGAAAATCACCGTCTCCTTCTGGCCGCAGTGGCGGTAGACGATATCGATGACGGTCGAGATGTCCTTCTTGGTCAGCAGCTTGTTGATCAGGCTGAACGGCACCTGGGGGTGACGCGGCAGGATCTCGGACAGCAGCATGCGGCCCGGCGTGGTCTCGACCCGGACGACGATCGGCTTGCCTTCGCTATCGACCGTGTGCAGGCGCGCCTTGATGCGCGAATGCAGGGTGACCGACCCATTGTCGAGGCCGGCCTGGATCTCGTTGAGATTGGCGAAGGCCATGCCCTCGCCCGGCTCGTTGGGGCGATCCAGTGACAGGTAGTAGATGCCCAGCACGATATCCTGCGACGGCACGATGATCGGCTTGCCGTTGGCGGGGCTCAGGATGTTGTTGGTCGACATCATGAGGACGCGCGCTTCCAACTGGGCCTCGAGGCTCAGGGGGACGTGCACGGCCATCTGGTCGCCGTCGAAGTCGGCGTTGAAGGCGGCGCAGACCAGCGGGTGGAGCTGGATCGCCTTGCCTTCGATCAGCGTCGGCTCGAACGCCTGGATGCCCAGGCGGTGCAGGGTCGGCGCGCGGTTCAGCATGACCGGATGTTCGCGGATCACCTCTTCGAGGATGTCCCACACCTCCGGCCGCTCCTTCTCGACCATCTTCTTCGCCATCTTGATGGTGGTGGCGATGCCCTTGATGTCGAGCTTGGCGTAGATGAACGGCTTGAACAGTTCGAGCGCCATCTTCTTGGGCAGGCCGCACTGGTGGAGCTTCAGCTCCGGGCCCACCACGATGACCGAACGGCCCGAGTAGTCGACGCGCTTGCCCAGCAGGTTCTGGCGGAACCGGCCCTGCTTGCCCTTCAGCATGTCCGAGATCGACTTCAGCGGCCGCTTGTTGGCGCCGGTGATGACGCGGCCGCGGCGGCCGTTGTCGAACAGGGCGTCGACCGCCTCCTGCAGCATGCGCTTCTCGTTGCGCACGATGATGTCGGGCGCGCGCAGCTCGATCAGGCGCTTGAGGCGGTTGTTGCGGTTGATGACGCGGCGATAGAGATCGTTCAAGTCGGACGTGGCGAAGCGGCCGCCGTCGAGCGGCACCAGCGGGCGCAGCTCGGGCGGGATCACCGGCACGACGGTCAGGATCATCCATTCGGGCTTGTTGCCCGACTCGATGAAGGACTCGATCAGCTTCAGGCGCTTGACGATCTTCTTGGGCTTGGCTTCCGAGGTGGTGGTGGCCAGTTCCTGGCGCAGCTCGTCGCGCTCGCCCTCGAGGTCCAGCTTCTCGAGCATCTTGCGGATCGCCTCGGCGCCGATGCCGGCCTCGAAGCTGTCCTCGCCATACTCGTCCTGGGCACGCATGAAGTCTTCCTCGCCCAGCAACTGATAGCGCTTCAGCGCCGTCAGGCCGGGTTCGGTCACCACATAGTTCTCGAAGTACAGAATCCGCTCGAGATCCTTCAGCGTCATGTCCAGCAGCAGGCCGATGCGGCTGGGCAGCGACTTCAGGAACCAGATATGGGCCACGGGCGAGGCCAGCTCGATATGGCCCATGCGCTCGCGCCGGACCTTGGAGAGCGTGACTTCGACGCCGCACTTCTCGCAGGTGATGCCGCGATACTTCATGCGCTTGTACTTGCCGCACAGGCACTCGTAGTCCTTGATCGGACCGAAGATCTTGGCGCAGAACAGGCCGTCCCGCTCCGGCTTGAAGGTGCGGTAGTTGATGGTTTCCGGCTTCTTGATCTCGCCGTGGCTCCACGCCTTGATCTTTTCAGGGGAAGCGATCGAGATCTTGATCTGATCGAAGGCCTGGGTGCCAGGCTCACGGCCAAAAAGCGAAAGGACCTCTTGGTTCATAACTTGTGCTCCCTTGCGTCGCGAGCGTCCCCGCGACTGCTCTGGTTGCTCGAACTGATATTCACTATGGCTTTACCGACGGGCAGGCAGGACGGGGTTACACCCCGCCCTTGCCCCCCATGTCGACATTGAGGCCCAGCGAGCGCATTTCCATGACGAGAACGTTGAACGATTCCGGAATACCGGCCTCGAAATTGTCCTCGCCGCGCACGATCGACTCATAGACCTTGGTGCGGCCCGCCACGTCGTCCGACTTCACGGTCAGCATTTCCTGCAGCGTGTAGGCGGCGCCGTAGGCCTGCAAGGCCCAGACCTCCATTTCGCCGAAGCGCTGGCCGCCGAACTGGGCCTTGCCGCCCAGCGGCTGCTGGGTGACCAGGCTGTAGGGGCCGATCGACCGGGCGTGGATCTTGTCGTCCACCAGGTGATGCAGCTTCAGCATGTAGATGTAACCGACCGTGACCTTGCGGTCGAAGGCCTCGCCGGTACGACCGTCGACCAGGGTGACCTGGCCCGAGCGGTGCAGGCCCGCGCGCTCCAGTTCGGCCTCGATGTCGTCCTGGTGGGCGCCGTCGAACACCGGGGTGGCGATCGGCACGCCGCGGCGCAGGTTGTCGCCCATCTCCAACAACTGATCGTCCGTCAGCGGGGCGATCTTGTCCTTGTACTCGTCGGCGGAATAGACCGCCTTCAGCTTGTCGCGCAGGCCCTTGATGTCGGCGCCACGGCGGACCTTGTCGGTGATCTCGCCGATCTGCCGGCCCAGGCCGGCGCAGGCCCAGCCCAGGTGGGTCTCGAGGATCTGGCCGACGTTCATGCGGCTGGGCACGCCCAGCGGGTTCAGCACGATGTCGACCGGGGTGCCGTCCGCAAGGTAAGGCATGTCCTCGCGCGGCATGATGCGCGAGATGACACCCTTGTTGCCGTGACGGCCGGCCATCTTGTCGCCGGGCTGCAGCTTGCGCTTCACCGCGACGAAGACCTTGACCATCTTCATCACGCCGGGCTGCATCTCGTCGCCGCGCTGCAGCTTCTCGACCTTGTCCTCGAAACGCTTCTGCAAGCGGTCCTTGGCTTCGTCGAAATGCTTCTTCAGCGACTCGAGGTCCAGGTTGGTCTGCTCGTCGCCCTTGATGGCGATCTGCCACCACTGGCCCTTGGTCAGTTCGGCAAGGTTCGCGGTCTCGACGGTCGAGCCGGCGCGCATGCCCTTGGGGCCGGAGGCGACGGTCTTGTCGAGCAGCAGGGCCTTCAGGCGGCTGTAGACGTTACGCTCCAGGATCGCCAACTCGTCGTCGCGGTCCTTGGCCAGGCGTTCGATCTGCTCGCGCTCGATCGCCAGGGCACGCTCGTCCTTATCGACGCCGTGGCGGTTGAACACGCGCACCTCGACCACCGTGCCGGCAACGCCGGGCGGCAGGCGCAGTGAGGTGTCGCGCACGTCGGACGCCTTCTCGCCGAAGATGGCGCGCAGCAGCTTTTCTTCCGGCGTCATCGGGCTTTCGCCCTTCGGCGTCACCTTGCCGACCAGGATGTCGCCCGGCTTCACCTCGGCACCGATATAGACGATGCCAGCTTCGTCGAGGTTCTTGAGGCCCTCTTCGCCGATATTGGGGATATCGCGGGTGATTTCCTCAGGCCCCAGTTTGGTGTCGCGGGCCATCACTTCGAATTCTTCGATGTGGATCGAGGTGAACACGTCGTCCGAGACGATGCGCTCCGAGATCAGGATCGAGTCTTCGAAGTTGTAACCGTTCCAGGGCATGAACGCGACGAGCACGTTGCGGCCCAGGGCCAGTTCGCCCAATTCGGTCGAGGGACCGTCGGCGATGATGTCGCCCTTGTTCACCAGGTCGCCCACCTTCACCAGCGGGCGCTGGGTGATGCAGGTGTTCTGGTTGGAACGCTGGAACTTCAGCAGGCGGTGGATGTCGACGCCCGAGGCCGCCGGATCATTCTCCTCGGTGGCGCGGACGACGATGCGCGTGCCGTCGATCTGGTCGACGACGCCGCTGCGCTTGGCGATGATGGCAACACCCGAATCCCGGGCCACCACCTCTTCCATGCCGGTGCCGACCAGCGGCGCTTCCGCCTTGATCAGCGGCACCGCCTGGCGCTGCATGTTCGAGCCCATCAGCGCGCGGTTGGCGTCGTCGTTCTCCAGGAACGGGATCAAGGCCGCGGCGACCGAGACGAGCTGCTTCGGCGACACGTCCATCATGTTGATCTGGGACGGGATGGTCATGACGAACTCGCCCGCCTCGCGGCACGACACCAGGTCGGCCATGAAGCGGCCTTCGCCGTCCAGCTCCGCGTTCGCCTGGGCGATCGTGTACTTGCCTTCCTCCATGGCCGACAGATAGACGACTTCGCTGGTCACGCGACTGTCGAGCACCTTGCGGTAGGGGGTCTCGATGAAACCGTACTGGTTCACCCGGGCATAGGTCGCCAGCGAGTTGATCAGGCCGATGTTCGGGCCCTCCGGGGTCTCGATCGGGCAGATGCGGCCGTAGTGGGTCGGATGCACGTCGCGCACCTCGAAGCCGGCACGCTCACGGGTCAGACCGCCAGGCCCAAGCGCCGAGAGACGACGCTTGTGCGTGATCTCGGACAGCGGATTGGTCTGGTCCATGAACTGGCTGAGCTGCGAGGAACCGAAGAACTCGCGCACCGCCGCCGCCGCGGGCTTGGCATTGATCAGGTCGTGCGGCATCACGGTCTCGATCTCGACCGAGGACATGCGCTCGCGGATCGCTCGCTCCATGCGCAGCAGGCCGATGCGATACTGGTTTTCCATCAGCTCGCCGACCGAGCGGACGCGACGGTTGCCCAGGTGATCGATGTCGTCGATCTCGCCGCGGCCGTCTTTCAGCTCGACCAGGGTCTTGATCACCGCCAGGATGTCTTCCTTGCGCAGGGTGCGCTGGGTATCCGGGGTCTCGAGATTCAGGCGCGAGTTCATCTTCACCCGGCCCACGGCCGAGAGGTCGTAACGCTCGCTATCGAACAGCAGGCCCTGGAACAGCGCCGAGGCGGTGTCGAGGGTCGGCGGCTCGCCGGGACGCATGACGCGGTAGATCTCGATCAGCGCCTGTTCATAGGACTGATTCTTGTCCGCCATCATGGTGTTGCGGATATAGGGGCCGACCGTGACATGGTCGATATCCAGGGTCGCGAATTCCTGGACGCCCGACTCTTCCATCACCTTGATCAAGGCTTCGGTCAGTTCCTCGCCGGCCTCGATCAGGATCTCGCCCGTGGTCTCGTTGATCATGTCGTTGCCGGCATAGCGGCCGACCAGATCCGACGAGGCGACGAACAGTTCCTCGACGCCTTCTTCCTTCAGCTTCTTGGCCATGCGCGGGGTGACCTTGGTCCCCGCCGGCACCACGACCTTGCCGGTCTTGGCGTCGATCAGGTCGGTCAACGGCTTGATGCCGCGGATGCGCTCGGGCTCGAAGGCGGTGCGCCACTGGCCCTGGGCCTTGCCGTCCTTGCCGGAGCCCTGGCGGCGATAGGCCACGACACGGTAGAAGTGATGCAGGATCTCTTCCGCGGTCATGCCCAGGGCGAACATCAGCGAGGACACCGGCAGCTTGCGCCGGCGGTCGATGCGGACGTGGACGATATCCTTGGCGTCGAACTCGAAATCGAGCCACGAGCCGCGATAGGGAATGACCCGGGCGGCGAACAGGTACTTGCCGCTGGCGTGGGTCTTGCCGCGGTCGTGATCGAAGAACACGCCGGGCGACCGGTGCATCTGGCTGACGATCACGCGCTCGGTCCCGTTCACCACGAAGGTGCCGTTGGCGGTCATCAGGGGCATGTCGCCCATGTAGACGTCCTGTTCCTTGATATCGAGAACGGACTTGGCGCCCGTATCTTCATCGGTCTCAAAGACGATCAGACGCAGCGTCACCTTCAAGGGCGCCGCGAAGGTCATGCCGCGCTGCTGGCATTCCTCGACGTCGTATTTCGGGTGTTCGAATTCGTATTTCACGAACTCGAGATGAGCGTTCTCGGAGAAGTCCTTGATCGGGAAGACCGACTTGAACACGCCCTGGATACCAGTATCGGTTCGCTTCTCGGCCGGCACGTCCATCTGCAGGAACTGGTCGTAGCTCGACTTTTGAACTTCGATCAGATT is a window of Oleomonas cavernae DNA encoding:
- a CDS encoding regulator gives rise to the protein MTATTKPKIWTPGDWNAFFGFGTNILVNMLVLTGLLRFVLKMPDDIVFGRILPAMGLMMCLSTGYYAWLAYRLALKTGRSDVCALPSGISVPHMFVVTFVIMLPIALTTGDPVKGWEAGLTWVFIQSFVLMAGGFVAPIIRKITPRAALLGTLAGVSVAFISMKPALEMFMTPVIGLACFGVILMSWFGGLKYPKGIPAGLVAIIVGMIIAWGSTLFGFNFGGLTGEGFLGSFANFGFSVPLPAFDHVFGGFEFLGVILVTAIPFGIYDLVEAMDNVESAEVAGDVYPTTRVLTADGVVSLIGCMMGNPFINAVYIGHPGWKAMGGRIGYSAATGLMVIALSWFGVIALLLAVVPVVAISPILLYIGMLIGAQAFQETPKSHAPAVVLALTPHLAAWGKLQIDSALGAAGTTAAAVGFDKLGTNGVLYHGLEVLGGGAILGGLVLGAIGVFIVERQFMKASFFAIAGAVLSFFGFMHGEAIGIAQSPAVVVGYLLFAGALALAARRVVPSAVPMGSHHAVPEPAE
- a CDS encoding cysteine hydrolase family protein translates to MAVIEAEPGAIRIDVGRTALVIIDMQRDFLEPGGFGETLGNDVSLLAKAIGPCKAVLSAARAAGMLVIHTREGHRPDLSDAPPAKVNRGSPSHRIGAPGPMGRILIRGEPGQDIIPELYPIAGEVVIDKPGKGAFYATDLGLVLQNKDIDTLLVCGVTTEVCVHTTVREGNDRGFRCVVVGDACGSYFPEFHEVGLRMVKAQGGIFGWVSDSAKVAGALAPADAVAAE
- the hpxZ gene encoding oxalurate catabolism protein HpxZ, which translates into the protein MSTATADDLWIDHPNAVAEIKAAFEAYERALMTNDTAALGAFFWNDPRVLRFGPTENLYGPEAIANYRSARDVSDLARRLENTRITAFGPDLGVANTEYVRLKSGKRGRQTQVWARLPDGWRVVSAHVSLLE
- a CDS encoding AtzH-like domain-containing protein — its product is MADLARRLENTRITAFGPDLGVANTEYVRLKSGKRGRQTQVWAHLPDGWRVVSAHVSLLD
- a CDS encoding YidB family protein, with the protein product MDIIQLGIKLLQEHFGSQVNADAIGGALGKLLGGGDGKLDLAGLVSRFSGNGGLQGLVGSWLGDGPNQGIDASQILSIFGGDKVGSFAQEVGVSTDAAAGGLAAAIPQMIDKFSSSGNLLESTGGLAGVLDVAKKLF